TGTTTTAATGTGTCATATAGGACATCTCTTGAACAAAACCTCTTTAGACAATTTAAGGCAGTTCTTGTTGATAATTGCTCCAAAGTACTCTTTAATTTTAGAGGCGAATATGCATTCCTTTTATGCGTCTATTTTGATCTGTGATGTTATCACGTGATTGTGATGTGACTGTAATACCTAGAAAGCAGCAGATTAATTACCTAATCCTGTTTCAGACTAGCCTTATTCCATTTTTGGAATACAGTAAGACCTTCCAGTCTATGGAAAGAGTAAGAATGCACCAGTCTTTCTTGGGAAAAGAAGAGATGCAGATTCTTCAGAGCATTCATGGCGCAGGAGGTTCAGTCAGGGTGACTGATGGATCCAGGATCCTAATCCAGAAAGACCCACTCATTAAGATCTCCTGTCCCCATTTTTTGTCTTCAGAACCACAAGGACCACCATTGCTGGGATGAGGCATATAGGTGTCATCACAAGGGCAAAGACGACGTTGGGAGGTGGATCCCTCAGTGTCTCTTCAGGGCACTCCTGGAAGAAGCTGGTGTGCATGTCCACAAAGATCTGCTCCACCAGCTTGTTGGGCCAGGGGATCAGCAGGCAGTCTGCTACATCCTCTGTACATTTCGTCAACTTGTTGTAGGGACTGCAGAGATACACAGAAGGAAAATCATGTAGCgtaaaaatgtacagtacagttacTTGCTGGCAGCTGTTTTACAGTATGCATACTGTAATTTAATCATAGCATAGCATAAATTACTGtaatactataataaatatatcagTATTTAGCTGGTGTATTTTTATCAACGCAAAAAAGGAATAGTTTAAAATATAGAGCTGATTGTATTATTTTGCACAGTAAAAATAATTAGCTACAtcagaaatgtaatttattaatacCTTTTTTGCGTCAAGCTACATAAGAagtttactaaatattttttctaaataaatcaaagttttggttttgttttgcaGCTAAAATGTGTATAATATATCACTGAACTCTTGCTTAaatagaagcattttttttttcaagctacatttaagagcttttttttattatttaattttgataaaatgtgctaaaatgtgtaatatatcAGTAAACTCTTGCTTAAACTGAAgggaaatgtaattaaattatacTTTTCTAGATGTCTAAACCTCTTAAAACTCTCTCACAGAAAGTTATTATACCAAAAGGTTatgaatacactgcctgatgccAAAGACAGAGTTTCACCACAGTTTTGAGACGAGTTTGGGTCTGAAACCTGTTCTTAAAATTAAATATCTTTACAATTTTGTGCAACAAATAATAACAGTCCCCAAGACACACACGCATCCAgatatgaaaaaacaaacaaacagtaaaatCATCAGTGCTAAACACAAGTTACCTTGACTATAGCAGGTTAGCTTTACTGTAAGTACAGTCTGACTATGTTTTGGTGCTTCATCTGAAATGCGAAAAAGTCCTGCACTCATGAAATAAAAGTCTGTGGGTTTTAAAACCTAGAGTCCAGGTAACATATTGATGCTGGATGCAGCAGAAATAACTCACACTAACTATACTGAGACACTTTGGCAATTTGATGTTATGCATACATGACTCTTAATGACAGATAAATGCtaataaaaagttaaagttaattaaTTTACTACTACTTAAATTAATTGAAGGAAATAATCAATCAAAAGTGGTTCAATACCACTTTTCATGCTTGGTGTCCGTTACTACATCTTCACAAACACAGACTGACTGTTTACCACTGGACAATTGCAAGCTGTAAAAGGCTAGCATAGCATTAGCAAGCTGAGGTGAACAACCGCTAGCCTACGCGAGCTAAGCCAAACGACTGCCTGCTTTGTTTATCAGTGTACAGTTATGGAGTATTTAAAGATATCCTACCTTTTGCATTATAATGAAAACTACTATCTCAGTtggaaataataaaatgtaaaatgtacaattAGCAAAGATTAGCAGGGATTCTTGTTTAAACTGCTACGGgaaaaatccagctcaaaatTACATGAGAAATACTGTAGATTTCACCCTTCAGTCAATTTCAACCATAATGCTTTGCAGATCTTCAGTAACATGCTTGATAAATGTTCTGCTGTAAGAATTAGCTCGTTATACAGCTGTTATGCTAGAGAAAATTGTTACAGTGTGGTCTCGCATCAGTAACTGGTCTCATATCTCTTTTGGCAGTTGTACGATTtgatatagtgcaaaaaacaaaacaaacctgtTCACTTTGTCCCACATGCACCAGCTAGAGCTGTTCATAGCATTCATATCGCTTCGGAACTGCAGGCTACACAGAGGGATGATAATATTATAGCAGTCAGTCTTTGACAGATGGAAGTCCCTGCAAAAGGAACAATAGTTCTCACAACTTCCATTCCCACAACCTAAAAAGACAGATGAAAGTAAGTAAAGTTAgagttgttttatatttttaccatttattatataaaataaggtCAGTATTTATCACTGGCAAAATCTATTAAAGGTTTATATACATTGGTATGAAAAAGTCAAGCTAAGagaaatctcagataagcagaggagaaggaagGTGAGAACAGccatagtgaacccacagaccagctccaaagaccttcagcattatcctgctgcagaTGGATCACGGTGCGTCACGGTGCATCAATTAGatattcagcacactttacacaaagaaaggctgtatgggagagtaaagCATAATACTAAAGCACGTTTGGAGGagacagcttcattttggaataagagGCTGTGGACTgtttatgctcagaaaccatcaaacctgattaaactggagatgttttgtaaagaaaacaaaatacctTCAGCCAGAAGATTCAACCAGACtcttattggaagctataggaaaagTTTAGAGGCTGtattttctgcaaaaggaggatttactaaatattgatgtaatttttctgttggggtgcttaaatttatgcacctgcctaattttgtttaaataatttttgtaCACTTTCAGTAATTCCTATAATCTTTGTTTCAATTTTCAAATGTTAATcttctatatgatatatttaagtgAAATTGCTGACCTgagcaaccaatgatttataaaggaaaatcatgaaaatgatcagaggTGCCAAaaattttcataccactgtataaatGTATCAATGAAAAAACTGTCAAATccatgaaaaaaacacaaaataatatcattcCAAATATCATTGTAATTTTTTCTGGTGCTGCTTTTTGTTTAATGATAAGTTCATATACAATAgaggtccaaatgtttgtgacaTCCCTCGTAATTAATGCATTCAcaagttgcacccactgctgacacagatgtacaaatatAAGGGCACAGCTTGTCTAGACCCTGTAGAGAGACGTACTACCAATAAAACAGGACTCTCTGGATAAGACCAACATCAACCTATTGTGCTAGGTGTGGGCTAAAGGAAACACCATTGTTTTTGGAAGAAACAGTAAATAtacaggtgtcctaatactttttgtccacatagtgttgGACTATATGATAAACCAACATTTATACTACAGGTTCTGTAACAGAAAGTGAGAAACTTACGAAATGATGACTTTTCAAAGCTGCCACCTACAAAAGAAGAGAAACAGAAGTGTGAGAGAAACTGATTACACCCAAACTCAGAATGAAGATTCCCGCTACATTTGGTGGG
The sequence above is drawn from the Astyanax mexicanus isolate ESR-SI-001 chromosome 19, AstMex3_surface, whole genome shotgun sequence genome and encodes:
- the ramp2 gene encoding receptor activity-modifying protein 2 translates to MGPHRSTACARPALRPLLWVFVVMYIGGLNALVPNEQKDSLVRTTPLALLGVQTTPLTTTSGSFEKSSFRCGNGSCENYCSFCRDFHLSKTDCYNIIIPLCSLQFRSDMNAMNSSSWCMWDKVNSPYNKLTKCTEDVADCLLIPWPNKLVEQIFVDMHTSFFQECPEETLRDPPPNVVFALVMTPICLIPAMVVLVVLKTKNGDRRS